The Medicago truncatula cultivar Jemalong A17 chromosome 4, MtrunA17r5.0-ANR, whole genome shotgun sequence genome includes a region encoding these proteins:
- the LOC11443938 gene encoding transcription factor Pur-alpha 1 yields MEGNSGGGGGGGGGSSGGGGGGGADVELLCKTLQVEHKLFYFDLKENPRGRYLKISEKTSATRSTIIVPFSGISWFLDLFNYYVNSEDQELFSKELQLDTKVFYFDIGENRRGRFLKVSEASVSRNRSTIIVPAGSSRDEGWAAFRNILAEINEASRLFLLPNQQNSESSERLLSDDVGAGFISGHNTQPATSSELNVDRSVDLPAQDEIGNLGVSKVIRADQKRFFFDLGNNNRGHFLRISEVAGSDRSSIILPLSGLKQFHEIVGHFVEITKDRIEGMSVANVRTIDPPQR; encoded by the exons ATGGAGGGAAACTCCGGGGGTGGTGGTGGCGGCGGCGGTGGTAGTAGcggtggaggtggtggtggtggtgctgACGTGGAGCTTCTTTGTAAGACTTTACAAGTGGAACACAAGCTGTTTTACTTCGATCTGAAAGAGAATCCTCGTGGTCGTTACCTTAAGATTTCTGAAAAAACCTCTGCTACTAGGTCTACCATCATCGTTCCTTTCTCTGGCATTTCCTGGTTTCTTGATCTCTTcaattattatgttaattctGAGGATCAAGAACTTTTTAGTAAGGAATTGCAGCTTGATACCAAG gTTTTCTACTTTGACATTGGAGAGAATAGAAGAGGCCGTTTCTTAAAG GTGTCTGAAGCTTCTGTCAGCAGGAACCGTAGCACTATAATTGTTCCTGCAGGAAGTTCCAGGGATGAAGGGTGGGCAGCATTCAGGAACATTTTGGCAGAGATTAATGAAGCCTCGAGGCTTTTCCTTCTTCCCAATCAG CAAAATTCTGAATCCTCGGAGCGACTACTTTCGGATGATGTTGGTGCTGGCTTCATATCTGGTCATAATACTCAACCTGCCACCTCTTCTGAATTGAATGTGGACAGGTCTGTTGATTTGCCAGCTCAGGATGAAATTGGGAACTTGGGGGTCTCCAAAGTGATCAGAGCTGATCAAAAAAGATTTTTCTTTGATCTTGGGAACAACAATAGGGGCCATTTTCTAAGAATATCTGAG GTTGCAGGTTCTGATCGATCCTCAATCATTCTTCCATTGTCGGGGCTcaagcagtttcatgagattgTGGGTCACTTTGTGGAAATCACCAAGGACCGAATTGAGGGTATGTCAGTTGCTAATGTCCGCACAATTGATCCCCCTCAAAGATGA